The genomic window cgTTGCAGGAAGGATACCTTTGCGGATCTTCGATGTTGAAGCAACGTGGATGCTGTCCTTGGAGCTGAGGTAGTAGATTGAATAGTTGTGGGGTTGTGTAacctcttttttaaataactataCAATCTACTGTCTTTCCCAAGAGACAGCCGAGTCAGCCGCTCGCCGACTGCCGTCTCCAAGCAAAAACACGAGCTTTCAGCAGTCTTATTCTTGTTTTCACGCCGAGCAGGTAAATAGGCCCAACATTTTTAGAAAGGTGAACCTGGGGTGTGTTTGACTTGGGCTCTGACAGGGTGAGGTAGTAGGTTGTATAGTTTGGTGGGTGGGACTGCACCCTGCTCAGGTGATAACTATACAGTCTATTGCCTTCCCTGAGGAGCTCGCTGCACACTGAGGAACATACAACACATGCTCATGGCTCAAGTATGACGTTTATTGCCAGATATaataaaaaaggaggaggaagacacgCAGCATGATTAGTGTTGAATTGACTGGAAGTGTTAACTTATGTGCTTTTAAAAGATGTACATTTTAATAAAGTCACATTTGTCTTAAATAAGTTGTCCAAAAATCAGTGAATGGCAGCTTGAaattatttgtcacacactgcAGTTGTGATTGTCGTCGAACAGGAGCTGTGCCGATGGTTAGTGTGTGCCGCCCTCTAGTGGAGACACAGGAAATTGCTATCTGTAGAATAAAGTTTGCACAAATATCCATAAATGGAAATTACACTCAACTGGCTTCTTTCCCCAGTCTATGTGATTCGCTTTAATAAAGCTTTACATGATGGTTGAACACAGACTCTATGAGCAGATACAAACTTCCTGACAAAGTCCAAAAGGCCCCTTATTGGAGACTGCTTTTCCATCTTTATCCAGATGTGTATGTTAATGGCTCAGCTGCATGTTAATGACCTGCGAACCTGCTTTTTCCCGATGGCAACAGTTTAACCACGCAAGGAAGCGCCTCCATAATTGACCGTAGGCCTGCTGGATCTTTGGAATGCGACAGGCATAGATCACAGGGTTGACTGCTGAGTTGGCGTGAGACAGGAGAATACCTGGAACATTTGGATTGGCTAGTGTTACATTTCACAGCAAGTGGTGTTAATGAGTCACATGCTCTCGAATATTTAACAACCAGCTGCAAACTGCGTAAGGGCTAGAAAAAGTACTGTCACCTGCCTGTATAGAGCGTTCCCTGTGTGACAGCCTGAGGGCCTTGAAACAACAGCAGACAGTTCATCAGGTGGAGAGGAATCCAGCAGCCAGCAAACAAGATGAGGACGAGAGCCAGGGAGCAGGCCAGCCTCTTCTCCCTGAGCAGAGAGGCCCGGGACTGAGGGCAGCTGTCCTTTAGACGTCCCTGTAGGCTCCAAAAGATTCGAGTGTAGAGGAGGGTCATGACCAGCAGGGGTGCCATGACACATCCGAGAAAGTTGAAGTAGACCATGAAAGGGAGGGAGATAACTGAGAGGAAAGTGCACGGCGGACGGATGAAAGAAGTGGAAGATGTGTTGGTAGAATCAGATGCTGGGGAGGAGTAATTGTGCCAGCCGAATAGAGGAGTGAAGCCAAGGAGACATGAAAGCATCCAGCAAACAGACACGCCGATCCATGTGTGCCTTTGTGTGGCCAAGGCTTTGTATCTGAAAGAGGGATAAAGCACAATAAAAGGGAAAACCTGAAAATATCACAGTGTTCACTCACAAAACAGGAGACCCAGAGTTCACCTCACCTGAGTGGTGTGTGCAACCGCAGGTATCGGTCCACAGCAATTGCTAGCAGTGACAGCACAGATGCCTGCGTCAACACCAGCACAACACAGCTGAGAAGCAGGCACAACTCAGGGATTAGACTCACCCAGCCATCCAATAATACTGCAAGGGGCACAGCGGCCACACCCACAAGGAAGTCAGCCACTGCCAAGGACACGAGGAAGCAGAATGTCGGTTCCCGAAGGGAATCCCGGATACcgaaacacacagcacacatcACCAACACGTTACCAAAGCAACATGCTGCAGCAATAAGCACTTCCAGTACTGTGTAGGCCACCCAGCTCCATTCAGCCATTAGAGCAAGACAACCAGAAGCTGTTACGAATGACAGAACGAGTTTCCTCGAAGGCAGCTGAGTAACATCCAACACATTCGATGGTTTGTCTCTTGTTGCTTTTCGCTTCAATTTAGCAACAAAGGCACTGAGCTGACACTTTTTATATGCGAACATGCATGCGCTTGTACGTGCACGAACAACAGGCATGCACTCCATGGAGACGCCATCTGTATTTCATCAGTAAGTGAAGAGCCTTTCCCTACTCCCAATAATGTAAATGTGGCTTTTCCACAAAAGGGGTGTGTTTCGTGCTGTGGGGGGTGAAGGAAAGTTGGAGTTGCAGCAAGATGACATTTAAAAGTTCTGTTACGACAAGTCCAAGTAGAGATGTGTCCTCAGCAACACGTATCAAATGAATCAAAAGCGAAAGCTTTCATGCAAACAAAAGTCCCATAAAGACAAAGGTTTTTAATGACATATAATGGTTATATTTATTACCTGACTGAATTTCTATTACAGTTGCATTTTACTCTGAGCCTTACAGCTTAAGGATAAAAATCACTAGTCTTTACTAGTGGAGAGAATGATCTACAAGAGTAGATCTTAGTTTTGACTGTTAAATTTTAAGCCACGAGGTACTTGGTAACCGCAGTAAAGGAAACGTGGATTTCAGGAAAAGGTAGAATTTCTTTTCTGCCTTTCTTTTGGAATGAAAGTATCGAAACAGGTCAAAATCATGCAGAAATACAATACATGATACACCAATGAGTCACTTTTACTACCTGACATTGCAAATGTGGCACGAAGAAACTACTGGAACAAAACCTGTGAGTGTGTTCTATAAATCAAGTactagtacaatagtacaatAGGTACTATTGTTTATTTAACTTGGGATTGACACTCAGTTTGGCagctttatagaaaaaaaagtctacTTCTCATCAAAGTTAgggtgtgtatctgtgtgtgctcGCTTCTGTGTGTGCAAACTCTTTAGATGTTACTGATTAACACGTCTGTTTTTAGTGGCGGTTTTTCCCTGCATGCTCACTTTGCATACAATTTTGGCTGTGGGTGCAGGTCTGTCCGtccatgtctgtgtttatttcagCCACATGCACTGTGCGGGTTATCTTTagcattttacacacacacacaagcatataGTCAGATGTTCTGAAAATATGTGCAGATTTATTTTAtcataaaaaagacatttttgacaCAAACAGATCATGTTTTCTTAACCAAAATGAAGAAGATGATTGTAAACTGTATCTGCTAAATATCTGCGATACAGAATC from Astatotilapia calliptera chromosome 20, fAstCal1.2, whole genome shotgun sequence includes these protein-coding regions:
- the LOC113012942 gene encoding adenosine receptor A3, which gives rise to MECMPVVRARTSACMFAYKKCQLSAFVAKLKRKATRDKPSNVLDVTQLPSRKLVLSFVTASGCLALMAEWSWVAYTVLEVLIAAACCFGNVLVMCAVCFGIRDSLREPTFCFLVSLAVADFLVGVAAVPLAVLLDGWVSLIPELCLLLSCVVLVLTQASVLSLLAIAVDRYLRLHTPLRYKALATQRHTWIGVSVCWMLSCLLGFTPLFGWHNYSSPASDSTNTSSTSFIRPPCTFLSVISLPFMVYFNFLGCVMAPLLVMTLLYTRIFWSLQGRLKDSCPQSRASLLREKRLACSLALVLILFAGCWIPLHLMNCLLLFQGPQAVTQGTLYTGILLSHANSAVNPVIYACRIPKIQQAYGQLWRRFLAWLNCCHREKAGSQVINMQLSH